The Oncorhynchus tshawytscha isolate Ot180627B linkage group LG05, Otsh_v2.0, whole genome shotgun sequence genome includes a window with the following:
- the LOC112245166 gene encoding disks large-associated protein 2-like → MELEGFPTMEDKGLQFGGGLGFRGGHSEPSTPTQYGAVRTVRTQGLFSYREDYQRSSSGPPSPQPESWLTEPSLEGAETGRVSPLRRDGSWFMQLLHNETKRMEGWCKDMEREAEEHDLSEEILGKIRSAVGSAQLLMSQKFQQFYWLCQQNLDPSAMPRPTSQDLAGFWDLLQLSIDDVTAKFDELQEIKSNEWRPVESPEKKTPLQERKWPPPLPKRPPKGRGGVMRERSLDLQDRQRQEARRRLMAAKRAASFRQNSATERADSIEIYIPEAQTRL, encoded by the exons ATGGAACTAGAGGGCTTCCCCACCATGGAGGACAAGGGCCTGCAGTTCGGAGGGGGCTTGGGCTTCCGCGGGGGCCACTCGGAGCCTAGCACGCCCACCCAGTACGGGGCTGTCCGTACCGTCCGCACCCAGGGCCTCTTCAGCTACCGGGAGGACTACCAGCGCTCCTCCAGCGGACCGCCCAGCCCGCAGCCCGAGTCGTGGCTGACAGAGCCCTCTCTGGAGGGGGCTGAGACGGGCCGAGTGTCCCCCCTCCGCAGGGACGGCAGCTGGTTCATGCAGCTCCTCCATAATGAAActaagaggatggagggatggtgtaaagacatggagagggaggcgGAAGAGCATGACCTGTCGGAGGAGA tCCTAGGGAAAATCCGAAGTGCCGTGGGCAGCGCACAACTCCTCATGTCTCAAAAATTCCAGCAGTTCTACTGGCTGTGTCAGCAGAACCTG GACCCCAGCGCCATGCCCCGCCCCACCTCTCAGGACCTGGCCGGATTCTGGGACCTGCTGCAGCTCTCCATCGACGACGTCACTGCCAAGTTTGACGAGCTGCAGGAAATCAAGAGCAACGAGTGGAGGCCCGTGGAGAGCCCCGAGAAGAAGACACCATTACAG GAGAGGAAGTGGCCTCCCCCGCTGCCAAAGAGGCCTCCGAAGGGGCGTGGCGGCGTGATGCGGGAGCGCTCTCTGGATCTGCAGGACCGCCAGCGTCAGGAGGCACGGCGCCGCCTCATGGCAGCTAAGCGGGCGGCTTCCTTCAGACAGAACTCAGCCACAGAGCGTGCGGACAGCATCGAGATCTACATCCCCGAGGCCCAGACCCGCCTTTGA